The Terriglobales bacterium nucleotide sequence CTTCTGGGAAGCGGTGCGCTGGCGTTGGCCGGTGGAGAAGACGGCGGCGCCTGCCTTGGTGGTGGCGGGGGCGGTGATCGCGCTGCTGGTGCAGTGGGCTTCGGCATGGCTGCCGGTGCCCAAACAACTGCCCATCTACGAGTTCCTGAAGGAAACGTCCGCCGCCTACCTGATGGCGGTTTTCGGCACGCTGGTGGCCCCCTTTGTGGAGGAGATGTTTTTCCGCGGGTTCCTGTACCCGGTGCTGGCTCGCAGAGTCGGTGTGGCGGCGGGCGTGGTGCTGACGTCGATAGGATTCGCCCTGATCCACGCCTCCCAGCTGGGCAACCACTGGGCGCCGTTGCTGGTGCTGTTCGTGGTGGGCCTGGCCTTCACCCTGGCGCGCGCCTGGACGGGCTCGGTGGCGGTGCC carries:
- a CDS encoding type II CAAX endopeptidase family protein, whose translation is MPVAPAATPPRDPVWSGWDVLLLAAVAVLGILLFSTLGIVALVVATPGHKPPGTAEVTPIALMAQLLAYLAVVGVMYLLVVVRYRRRFWEAVRWRWPVEKTAAPALVVAGAVIALLVQWASAWLPVPKQLPIYEFLKETSAAYLMAVFGTLVAPFVEEMFFRGFLYPVLARRVGVAAGVVLTSIGFALIHASQLGNHWAPLLVLFVVGLAFTLARAWTGSVAVPFLLHLGYNGALFTLLYITTDRFRHMERMLQ